A genomic stretch from Nitrospirota bacterium includes:
- a CDS encoding DUF2080 family transposase-associated protein — MRKVEVVKGDLKLTDRLIRIIEKRVTSFGTGAKVDCPKEYRGRRAYLLICKD; from the coding sequence ATGCGAAAGGTTGAAGTTGTAAAAGGAGATTTGAAACTGACTGACAGGCTGATTAGAATCATAGAAAAAAGAGTCACTTCTTTCGGAACAGGGGCCAAAGTCGACTGCCCAAAAGAATACCGAGGTCGGCGGGCATACTTGCTTATCTGTAAGGATTAG